GGTACCAGCCTTCTAAGCTCTCGTGTCACTTTAAATTTCCCTGGACTGCAGTCTCTCTTTCAGCTTTTCTGCTTGCTCCGCCCAGTCAAGCCTCCGTGAGACAGAACTACAACCGAAGCCGCCATGGCAGATCTTTTAAAAAACGTTTCTGCTGTAGAAATCGACCCCGAAGGAGTGTTTAAATACATTCTGGTGCGGGTGAAAGTCAAAGGGGGTGCTGGTGAATACAAAGATATAGTTAGAGGCACTCAGAGTGCTGAATTCCACAGtaagtgtttttctgtgtgtggaaAACAGCATGACGTTACGACACTGAGTACACTACTTTAAAATAGCTCCTGGCAAGTTGCAACAGCCAAATATTTGAATCGGCAGATATTGTTACTGTTCCTTgagatgtttaatttttaaagtaGCAAACTATTTTAGCATATTGTATACACTTTTAACTAACCGTACGGTATAAAGACAAGCTTTAGTTGCTGCTTTTTTTTGAGTGCACGCTGCTTTCCTTAGGTATGCTTTCGAAAATGAGATAAAGCTTTTGAACAGGCCAAACAAAACGAACTGTCATGTTATAATCTTTTTATTAATAAATGCTCTTAAGTCATAGAATCATAAAATGGAAAGCAAGTTATAGTTTACCAATGCAATATGCCTTATCCAAAAtagttgaaaataataataataataataataataataataataatatacaacgtTCAAAGGTGAAAATATAGCTAAACAATTAATACAAGTGTGTGTAATAAATGTTATAATTTAAAAACTGAAGCCACCATTTACCGCTCTTACCCTAAAGATGTGAACATGTTTCTTTACAGATCacatatttgaaaaaataaatcctgactTGGAAAAGTTAGGACTGGAATGTAACTGTCTGGGAGGTGGAAAGATTGAACACAACAGCACCGAGAAGAAGATCAGAGTATTTGGCCTCTCCACAGTAAGTAGTGGTGGTTGGGGTCTTTTTCGGACAGGAATACCTGGGTAACGGTTCTGTCAGTAGCTTTCTGGAAGCATGTAACTTTATTTTTAACTATATTGGTAATTCCAACACTGACTATGAATTTTATAAGTGCTTCCCttgcataaaataataataataaaaatgtactcTTAAATCAGTAACACAACAGGGCCAGTTCTCAGAGACTGGCAGCTCCAGCAGCAAAGAACACGTCTAAACCATTGTACTTATATGTCTacttatatataattacattttttattgtttttaatataaaaggaAATTATTGCTATATGTTTCTAGTTTCATATTCCTTTTTCCTGCAGGGTTTCGGCAAGGCTGACCACTCTGTCACTGTTGAGAAGTTAAAGACTGTCTTCACAGACTACGAGATCACCTGGTCTGATGATAAAAAGTAGAACAGCTTCATTTAG
The Acipenser ruthenus chromosome 10, fAciRut3.2 maternal haplotype, whole genome shotgun sequence DNA segment above includes these coding regions:
- the si:dkey-51e6.1 gene encoding si:dkey-51e6.1, whose amino-acid sequence is MADLLKNVSAVEIDPEGVFKYILVRVKVKGGAGEYKDIVRGTQSAEFHNHIFEKINPDLEKLGLECNCLGGGKIEHNSTEKKIRVFGLSTGFGKADHSVTVEKLKTVFTDYEITWSDDKK